A stretch of DNA from Candidatus Methylomirabilota bacterium:
CCGGGCGCCCGCCCCGACGTCTAAGTAGATGATGCGACGCATTGTCTCGGTGGCCCTCGTGGCGGCGGTGGTGGGCGGGGGGGTCTGGGCTTACCTCTACACCCAGAGCATCGGCAACGCGCCGAAGTACCGGCTCGCCAAGGTCGAGCGCGGCGCCCTGACCGCGGCCGTCTCGGCCACGGGCAACCTGAACGCCGTCATCACGGTCCAGGTCGGCAGCCAGGTCTCGGGTCAGATCAAGGAGCTCCTCGCCGACTTCAACTCGGTCGTCAAGAAGGGCCAGGTCGTGGCGCGGATCGACCCCGACATCTTCCTGGCGAAGGTCAACCAGGCGAAGGCCGACCTCGACTCCGCCAAGGCCACGGTGATGAACCAGCAGGCCCAGGTCGAGCGCTCGCGCGCCGACGTCGAGAACGCGCGGGCGGCCTACGCCGAGGCCAAGGCGCAGACGGCGAAGGCCCTGGTCGCCGTCGGCGACACCAAGCGCGACCTCGAGCGGAAGACCGAGCTCTTCACGCGCCAGCTCATCGCCAAGAGCGACCTCGACTCCTCCCAGGCCGCGCACGACTCCGCCGTGGCCCAGCTCGATTCGGCGAAGGCGCACGAGCAGGCGCTCGCCTCCGGCATCCAGTCCGCGATCGCCCAGCTCCGCGTCACGGAGGCCATGCTCGCGTCGGCGCGAGCCCAGGTGGAGCAGAAGGAGGCGGCCCTCAAGCAGGCCCAGCTCGATCTCGACCACGCCACGATCTACGCGCCCGTGGACGGCGTCGTGGTCTCCCGCCAGGTGGACGTCGGCCAGACCGTCGCGGCGAGCCTCCAGGCGCCGATCCTGTTCACGATCGCCCAGGACCTCACGAAGATGCAGGTCGAGACGAGCGTGGACGAGGCGGACATCGGCCGCATCCGGGCGGACGACCGCGCGACGTTCTCGGTGGACGCGTTCCCAGGCGAGACGTTCGTCGGCACCGTCACGCAGATCCGGAAGGCCCCGCAGATCATCCAGAACGTCGTCACCTACACCGTGATCGTCGCGGTCGACAATCCCGCGGGCCGGCTCCTGCCCGGCATGACCGCGAACGTGAAGCTCGTGACGGCGCAGAAGCCGAGCGCCCTGAAGGTGCCGAACGCCGCCCTTCGCTTCCGGCCGGCCGGCACCGACGCGGTCGTCGGGGCGCCCCCGGGAGGCGGGGGGTCGGCGGGCGGCGCGCCGCCGTCGCTGGAGCAGATCCGCGAGCGTCTCGTGAAAGCGCTGAACCTCACGGAAGATCAGCAGCGGAAGCTCGACCCGATCCTCAGCGACGGCCGCCAGCAGCTCGCAGCGCTCCAGGGCCTGCCCGAGCCGGACCGCCGCGCGAAGGCCCAGAAGATCCGCGAGGCGTCGCGCGTGCGCATCCGCGAGATCCTCACCGACGAGCAGAAACATCGCTACGACGAGATGGCGGGGGCGCCGGGCGGCGAGGGCGGCCGCGCCGGCCTCACCGGGCGCGTCTGGGTCCTCGGCCCCGACGGCAAGCCGACCGCGGTCGGCCTGACGCTCGGCCTCAGCGACGGCGCCGCGACCGAAGTCCTGCGCGGCGAGCTCCGGGAGGGCCAGGAGGTGATCGTCGGCCTCGCGGGCGGCCCCGGCCGCACCCCGCAGCAGAGCGGGCCGCGCCTCAGGCTCTGACCGTGGCGGCGCCGATCATCACCACCGAGGGCCTGAGCAAGGACTACCACCTCGGCCCGCACACGGTCCACGCACTCCGCGGCGTCTCGGTCACGATCGAGCGCGGCGAGTTCGTCGCGGTCATGGGTCCCTCGGGCTCCGGCAAGTCCACCTTCATGAACCTCCTCGGCTGCCTCGACACGTCGACCGCGGGCCGCTACGTGCTCGACGGCGAGGACGTCGCGGGCCTCTCGGCCGACACGCTCGCCCGGATCCGCAACGCCAAGATCGGCTTCGTGTTCCAGATGTTCAACCTGCTGCCGCGGACGAGCGCGCTCGAGAACGTCGAGCTTCCGCTGCTCTACGCCGGCCTGCCGGCGCGCGAGCGGCGCGCGCGGGCACGGGCCCGCCTCGAGGCCGTGGGCCTCGGCGAGCGCGAGGGCCACCACCCGAGCCAGCTCTCCGGCGGCCAGCAGCAGCGCGTCGCGATCGCGCGCGCCCTCGTCAACGACCCGGCGATGATCCTCGCCGACGAGCCCACGGGCAACCTCGACACGCGCACGAGCGTCGAGGTGCTGGCGCTCATGCAGAGGCTCAACCGCGAGGGGCTCACGATCGTGCTCGTCACCCACGAGCCCGACATCGCCACGTACGCGAGCCGTCACCTCGTCTTCCGCGACGGACGGCTCCGGAGCGACGAGCGCCTGACGGCGCCCGTCGACGCCGCGGCCGCCCTCGCCAGCCTGCCGCCCGACGAGGAGGCGGCGTGAGCGTCTGGCAGAGCGTCCGCATCGCGGGCCGCGCGCTCCGGGTCAACAAGCTCCGGAGCGCCCTCACGATGCTCGGCATCATCATCGGCGTCAGCGCCGTGATCGCGATGGTCGGCGTGGGCGCGGGCGCCCAGGCGCGCGTCGCCGAGCAGATCCAGAGCCTCGGGTCGAACCTCATCATCGTCCTCTCGGGCAGCACAACCTCGAGCGGCGTCAGGCTCGGAACCGGCAGCCAGCTCACGATCACCGAGGACGACGCCATCGCGATCGCGCGCGAGGTCCCGGCCGTGCAGGTCGCCGCGCCGTCCGTCCGCGGCGGCGCTCAGGTCGTCTTCGGCAACCTCAACTGGTCCACGGCGATCCAGGGCGTGACACCCGACTACTTCGAGGCCCGCGAGTGGCCGATCATCGACGGGCGCCCGATCCTCCCGGAGGACCTGGAGGGTGCCACCAAGGTCGCCCTCCTCGGTCAGACGACGGCGCTCAACCTCTTCGGGGAGTCCGAGCCGCTCGGCCAGATCATCCGGATCAAGAAGGTGCCGTTCACGGTGATCGGCCTGCTCGCGCGCAAGGGCCAGAACTCGTGGGGCCAGGACCAGGACGACATCATCCTGATCCCGCTCTCGACGGCGAAGAAGAAGGTCCTCGGCGCGAGCCAGGCCAACCCGCGCTCCGTCGGCGCGATCTCCATCAAGATCCGCCCGGGCGAGGACATGGCGGAGGCGGAGGAGCAGATCCGCGCGCTGCTGCGCCAGCGCCACCGCCTCCAAGCCTTCCAGGACGACGACTTCTGGCTCCGGAACCTGTCCGAGATCCTCCAGACCCAGGAGGAGTCCTCGCGCGTGATGACCTATCTGCTCGGCGCCATCGCCTCGGTCTCGCTGCTCGTCGGCGGGATCGGGATCATGAACATCATGCTCGTGTCGGTCACCGAGCGGACGCGCGAGATCGGCCTGCGCATGGCGGTCGGCGCGCGCCGGCGCCACATCCTGCTCCAGTTCCTGATCGAGGCGGTGACGCTCTCGCTGATCGGCGGGACCGTCGGGATCGCGCTCGGCGTCAGCGGCTCGGAGTTGATCAGCTACTTCGCCGAGTGGCGGACGCTCGTCGCGCCCGAGGCGATCGTGCTCGCCTTCGGCTTCGCCGCCAGCATCGGCATCTTCTTCGGCTTCTACCCCGCCCGCAAGGCCTCGCGCCTGGATCCGATCGAAGCTCTCCGCTACGAGTAGCCGCGCCGGCCCGGGGGCCACGAAGCCCTCCTCGACCACGCTAGCACTCGATACGTGAGACGGCTCCCGTTGGTCTACGGCGAGAGAACGCGCAGAAGATACGGG
This window harbors:
- a CDS encoding efflux RND transporter periplasmic adaptor subunit produces the protein MMRRIVSVALVAAVVGGGVWAYLYTQSIGNAPKYRLAKVERGALTAAVSATGNLNAVITVQVGSQVSGQIKELLADFNSVVKKGQVVARIDPDIFLAKVNQAKADLDSAKATVMNQQAQVERSRADVENARAAYAEAKAQTAKALVAVGDTKRDLERKTELFTRQLIAKSDLDSSQAAHDSAVAQLDSAKAHEQALASGIQSAIAQLRVTEAMLASARAQVEQKEAALKQAQLDLDHATIYAPVDGVVVSRQVDVGQTVAASLQAPILFTIAQDLTKMQVETSVDEADIGRIRADDRATFSVDAFPGETFVGTVTQIRKAPQIIQNVVTYTVIVAVDNPAGRLLPGMTANVKLVTAQKPSALKVPNAALRFRPAGTDAVVGAPPGGGGSAGGAPPSLEQIRERLVKALNLTEDQQRKLDPILSDGRQQLAALQGLPEPDRRAKAQKIREASRVRIREILTDEQKHRYDEMAGAPGGEGGRAGLTGRVWVLGPDGKPTAVGLTLGLSDGAATEVLRGELREGQEVIVGLAGGPGRTPQQSGPRLRL
- a CDS encoding ABC transporter ATP-binding protein → MAAPIITTEGLSKDYHLGPHTVHALRGVSVTIERGEFVAVMGPSGSGKSTFMNLLGCLDTSTAGRYVLDGEDVAGLSADTLARIRNAKIGFVFQMFNLLPRTSALENVELPLLYAGLPARERRARARARLEAVGLGEREGHHPSQLSGGQQQRVAIARALVNDPAMILADEPTGNLDTRTSVEVLALMQRLNREGLTIVLVTHEPDIATYASRHLVFRDGRLRSDERLTAPVDAAAALASLPPDEEAA
- a CDS encoding ABC transporter permease, whose amino-acid sequence is MSVWQSVRIAGRALRVNKLRSALTMLGIIIGVSAVIAMVGVGAGAQARVAEQIQSLGSNLIIVLSGSTTSSGVRLGTGSQLTITEDDAIAIAREVPAVQVAAPSVRGGAQVVFGNLNWSTAIQGVTPDYFEAREWPIIDGRPILPEDLEGATKVALLGQTTALNLFGESEPLGQIIRIKKVPFTVIGLLARKGQNSWGQDQDDIILIPLSTAKKKVLGASQANPRSVGAISIKIRPGEDMAEAEEQIRALLRQRHRLQAFQDDDFWLRNLSEILQTQEESSRVMTYLLGAIASVSLLVGGIGIMNIMLVSVTERTREIGLRMAVGARRRHILLQFLIEAVTLSLIGGTVGIALGVSGSELISYFAEWRTLVAPEAIVLAFGFAASIGIFFGFYPARKASRLDPIEALRYE